A stretch of the Campylobacter concisus genome encodes the following:
- the kdsA gene encoding 3-deoxy-8-phosphooctulonate synthase — protein MILIAGPCVIESEQLVFDVAKRLVKFNEDKRIDFYFKSSFDKANRTSISSFRGPGLEKGCEILAKVKKEFGFKILTDIHESYQAAPVGEVADVLQIPAFLCRQTDLLVAAAKTKAVVNIKKGQFLAASAMKHSVKKVLETRGVKGDGYEVAKQNGVWLTERGSTFGYGNLVVDMRNLVLMREFAPVIFDATHSVQMPSALGEKSGGDARFVPYLARAAAATGVDGFFYETHVNPCEALCDGPNMLNLDELDANIAQIFKIKDALGDAN, from the coding sequence ATGATACTAATAGCGGGACCTTGCGTCATAGAAAGCGAGCAGCTCGTTTTCGACGTGGCAAAAAGGCTAGTTAAATTTAACGAAGATAAGCGGATAGATTTTTATTTCAAATCAAGCTTTGATAAGGCAAATCGCACAAGCATAAGCTCATTTCGCGGACCCGGGCTGGAGAAGGGTTGCGAAATTTTAGCCAAGGTCAAAAAGGAATTCGGTTTTAAAATTTTAACCGATATCCACGAGAGCTACCAGGCCGCGCCCGTAGGCGAAGTGGCCGACGTGCTGCAAATCCCGGCGTTTTTGTGCCGCCAGACCGATCTGCTCGTAGCTGCGGCTAAAACAAAAGCGGTCGTAAATATCAAAAAAGGACAGTTTTTGGCGGCGTCTGCGATGAAACACTCGGTCAAAAAAGTGCTAGAAACGCGCGGCGTAAAGGGCGACGGGTACGAGGTTGCTAAACAAAACGGCGTGTGGCTAACGGAGCGAGGCAGCACCTTTGGCTACGGAAATTTAGTCGTAGATATGAGAAATTTGGTGCTGATGAGGGAGTTTGCGCCCGTGATTTTCGACGCTACTCACAGCGTGCAGATGCCATCGGCCCTTGGTGAGAAAAGCGGCGGTGACGCGAGATTCGTGCCGTATCTAGCGCGAGCTGCTGCGGCTACGGGCGTGGACGGATTTTTTTACGAGACGCACGTAAATCCTTGCGAGGCGCTTTGTGACGGGCCGAATATGCTAAATTTGGACGAGCTAGACGCAAATATCGCTCAAATTTTTAAGATAAAAGATGCCCTAGGCGATGCAAACTAA
- a CDS encoding DMT family transporter yields MMHVLALLAAGCCEVLGVFFLTKFQKSIGVKKAANFLILVANFALSLWLLSYAMQAMAMSVAYAIWTGIGAIGAVGVGVVFNGEKMSAQKAFYLSLITLSSVMLKII; encoded by the coding sequence TTGATGCACGTTTTAGCTCTTTTAGCGGCCGGGTGCTGCGAGGTTTTGGGCGTGTTTTTTCTAACCAAATTTCAAAAAAGCATCGGCGTGAAAAAGGCGGCGAATTTTTTGATTTTGGTCGCAAATTTCGCCCTTTCGCTCTGGCTTTTGAGCTACGCGATGCAGGCGATGGCGATGTCGGTGGCGTACGCGATTTGGACCGGTATCGGAGCGATCGGAGCCGTGGGCGTCGGAGTGGTTTTTAACGGCGAAAAAATGAGCGCGCAAAAGGCGTTTTATCTATCGCTAATAACGCTAAGCTCGGTAATGTTAAAGATAATTTAA
- a CDS encoding DMT family transporter → MQTKGFLWVLGGAVAECGWAYGLKHAQNAIGFALTAALVCVSFVSFMKAMKYLPVSVAYTVFVGFGAFFIVVAESVSEYTSSGQAPDPLRLFFIATLVAGVLGLKRLKS, encoded by the coding sequence ATGCAAACTAAGGGCTTTTTGTGGGTGCTAGGCGGCGCGGTCGCCGAGTGCGGCTGGGCGTACGGGCTAAAACACGCCCAAAATGCCATAGGATTCGCGCTTACTGCCGCGTTAGTCTGCGTTAGCTTCGTATCGTTTATGAAGGCTATGAAATACTTGCCCGTTAGCGTCGCATATACCGTATTTGTGGGATTTGGAGCGTTTTTTATCGTGGTCGCCGAAAGCGTTAGCGAATACACCTCAAGCGGCCAGGCGCCCGATCCCTTGCGGCTATTTTTCATAGCGACGCTAGTTGCGGGCGTGCTAGGGCTAAAAAGGCTGAAATCTTGA
- the ribH gene encoding 6,7-dimethyl-8-ribityllumazine synthase, with the protein MKIIEGNLALKGGEKVAIVGARFNHIITDRLVEGARDAFLRHGGDEANLSLILVPGAFEIPMALEKALASGKFDAVCCVGAVIRGSTPHFDYVSAETTKGIANVTLKYGKPVTFGVLTVDNIEQAIERAGSKAGNKGFEAMTGVIEMLSLYKNLEA; encoded by the coding sequence ATGAAAATAATCGAAGGAAATTTGGCTTTAAAAGGCGGCGAAAAGGTCGCCATAGTGGGCGCGAGATTTAACCACATCATCACCGATAGGCTGGTCGAGGGTGCGAGGGACGCGTTTTTGCGCCACGGCGGCGATGAGGCGAATTTGAGCCTCATTTTGGTGCCGGGCGCGTTTGAGATACCGATGGCGCTTGAAAAGGCGCTAGCCAGCGGTAAATTTGACGCAGTTTGCTGTGTGGGAGCGGTGATCCGCGGCTCTACGCCTCATTTTGACTACGTAAGCGCCGAGACCACCAAGGGTATCGCAAACGTCACGCTAAAATACGGCAAACCGGTGACCTTTGGCGTGCTAACGGTCGATAACATCGAGCAAGCCATCGAGAGAGCGGGCTCAAAGGCCGGAAACAAGGGCTTTGAGGCGATGACGGGCGTGATCGAGATGCTAAGCTTATATAAAAATTTGGAGGCGTAA
- a CDS encoding DMT family transporter translates to MLKRFYISHLGIFYMLFACFMFAVTGAFAKYLSKDMPSIEVVFFRNLIGLFIVIYAIYRFPFKQAGGHFFLLMFRGFVGTVALFAFFYNVAHVNLATAFTFQKTNPIFTAILAAFIFKERLSSLGWFAVFLGFGGILLVIQPNLGISKTDIIGVWSGLGAAIAYTSVKELNKSYGTNVIVLSFMLWGSFLPLICMGLAEFFTYEPLDFLFSKFSMPSWYNVVFILLMGLSGYFFQSYMTKAFAVGKKAGVIAAVSYADVIFTLIIGYFMGDVLPNQTALLGILLVIVSGILVVKEK, encoded by the coding sequence ATGTTAAAAAGGTTTTATATTTCGCATCTTGGCATTTTTTATATGCTTTTTGCTTGCTTTATGTTTGCCGTTACTGGCGCATTTGCAAAGTATCTTAGCAAAGATATGCCATCTATCGAAGTTGTATTTTTTAGAAATTTAATAGGCCTTTTTATCGTTATTTATGCCATTTATAGATTTCCATTTAAGCAAGCTGGTGGACACTTTTTTTTGCTAATGTTTCGTGGCTTTGTGGGCACAGTGGCACTTTTTGCTTTTTTTTATAATGTCGCTCATGTAAATTTGGCCACAGCTTTTACATTTCAAAAGACAAATCCAATCTTTACAGCTATCCTTGCAGCTTTTATTTTTAAAGAGCGTCTAAGCTCACTTGGCTGGTTTGCTGTATTTTTGGGATTTGGTGGAATTTTGCTTGTTATCCAGCCAAATTTAGGCATAAGCAAGACTGATATTATCGGTGTTTGGAGTGGCCTTGGTGCGGCGATCGCATACACGAGCGTTAAGGAGCTAAACAAGAGCTACGGTACAAATGTTATAGTGTTAAGTTTTATGCTTTGGGGCTCGTTTTTGCCACTTATTTGCATGGGGTTGGCAGAATTTTTCACCTACGAGCCACTTGATTTTTTATTTTCAAAATTTAGCATGCCAAGCTGGTATAACGTTGTTTTTATCTTGCTAATGGGACTTAGTGGATATTTTTTTCAGTCGTACATGACAAAGGCATTTGCGGTTGGTAAAAAGGCTGGAGTGATCGCTGCAGTTAGCTATGCAGACGTTATTTTTACGCTTATAATTGGCTATTTTATGGGTGATGTATTGCCAAATCAAACGGCACTTTTAGGCATCTTACTAGTAATAGTGAGTGGAATTTTAGTTGTGAAAGAAAAATAA